From the genome of Nasonia vitripennis strain AsymCx chromosome 1, Nvit_psr_1.1, whole genome shotgun sequence, one region includes:
- the LOC116416024 gene encoding cellular tumor antigen p53-like — protein sequence MDNYFDAAAFLSSNPNLPPVSTLLEYTYPNFSMPYHESQDSFYYNDAQTNAVAPDDRSKKSGYTEANAQYREQEVTSKAVPAIEPMTNEAPTISTNPDDFSGELNFQLFINRDECYKKSFVYSKQLRKVFLSMNKVLPVQFSWQNSSFNLRVRACMIFQASHSRDKPVQRCRAHKAIDLEENNHVESLPMKFTFRTYQRGSLYQEDTNNGFLSIVTPTGLLNPGRDYFQIDYVFYCNTSCVTGINRRATFLVFTLENENGFVYGRQSLLIQICCCPKRDAKKEENKTSSPRDKRKINRVKKVEKPDLYPVPRPHCISRSQQSSSKLPQTMKKLPQRTTNYPQPAFRLPQSIAHLPQYISGLQQSSTSLPQPSINLPQPTENFPQLVIRSSQPMANFPQYIPNLQQTSASLPEPRSDAPHSTLRSSQSTSNFPQYMPSVHQPSTNLPQRIMNWSEPTENSPQYTLNYQEPSTSFQQSMMNLPESTAKWPQPTISLPQLTNDVSNSTSTMSNDKIVEQFNMNLLVYGGENSLAIMTFSYKMMLREAYESNDFARYREVLDNTKQRIEELQREILQRDADSSL from the exons ATGGATAATTACTTTGACGCGGCGGCGTTTTTGTCGTCGAACCCAAATTTGCCGCCAGTATCAACTTTACTTGAATACACCTACCCGAATTTCTC aatGCCTTATCATGAGAGCCAAGACTCCTTTTATTACAATGACGCACAGACAAATGCAGTCGCTCCGGACGATCGTAGTAAAAAGTCCGGATACACCGAAGCCAACGCGCAGTACAGAGAACAAGAAGTCACGTCAAAAGCTGTACCCGCAATAGAGCCGATGACAAATGAAGCGCCAACGATTTCAACTAATCCAGACGATTTTTCCGGAGaactaaattttcaacttttcatCAACCGTGACGAGTGCTATAAAAAATCTTTTGTG TATTCAAAGCAACTCCGCAAAGTGTTCCTAAGTATGAATAAGGTGCTGCCAGTGCAATTTTCTTGGCAAAATAGCTCGTTCAACCTGCGTGTCCGAGCGTGCATGATCTTTCAGGCTAGTCATAGTCGCGATAAACCAGTCCAACGCTGCCGAGCCCACAAGGCAATCGACTTGGAAGAAAATAATCACGTCGAATCACTGCCAATGAAATTTACGTTTAGGACCTACCAACGAGGTAGCTTGTACCAAGAAGATACAAATAATGGATTTTTATCGATTGTAACGCCTACAGGACTGCTGAATCCTGGCCGTGATTACTTCCAAATAGACTACGTTTTCTATTGCAATACCAGCTGCGTTACTGGCATCAACAGGAGAGCGACATTTTTGGTTTTTACACTCGAGAACGAAAATGGATTCGTCTATGGAAGACAATCacttttaatacaaatttgcTGTTGTCCGAAAAGAGATGCGAAAAAGGAAGAGAATAAAACGTCGAGTCCCCGTGACAAGCGAAAAATCAATAGAGTCAAAAAAGTAGAAAAGCCGGATCTTTATCCAGTACCACGGCCGCATTGTATATCGAGGTCACAGCAGTCGTCATCGAAATTGCCACAGACGATGAAAAAGTTGCCACAACGAACGACGAACTATCCACAGCCAGCGTTCAGATTGCCGCAGTCAATTGCACACTTGCCACAATACATATCAGGCTTACAGCAGTCATCAACAAGCCTGCCGCAACCATCGATAAATTTGCCGCAGCCAACGGAAAATTTTCCACAGCTAGTGATCAGATCGTCGCAGCCAATGGCAAACTTTCCACAATATATACCAAATTTACAGCAGACATCGGCGAGCTTGCCGGAGCCAAGGTCAGATGCACCGCACTCAACGCTCAGATCGTCGCAGTCAACGTCAAACTTTCCGCAATATATGCCAAGTGTACACCAGCCGTCAACGAACTTGCCACAACGAATAATGAACTGGTCAGAGCCAACAGAAAATTCGCCACAATATACACTAAACTATCAAGAACCATCAACGAGCTTTCAACAATCAATGATGAATTTGCCAGAGTCAACGGCAAAGTGGCCACAGCCAACTATCAGCTTGCCGCAGCTCACGAACGACGTGTCAAATTCAACATCAACGATGTCTAACGATAAGATTGTTGAACAGTTCAATATGAATTTACTAGTTTATGGAGGCGAAAATTCCTTGGCTATAATGACATTCTCTTATAAGATGATGTTAAGAGAGGCATACGAAAGCAATGATTTTGCAAGGTATCGAGAGGTGCTCGATAACACAAAGCAAAGGATTGAAGAGCTGCAAAGGGAAATCTTGCAAAGAGATGCAGACTCATCGTTGTAA